Proteins co-encoded in one Ziziphus jujuba cultivar Dongzao chromosome 9, ASM3175591v1 genomic window:
- the LOC132799485 gene encoding endochitinase-like: MTKMMFWGLTIISLLFSIQGSLAEQCGSRVGGATCPGGLCCSQYGWCGTTPEYCTNGCQSQCSASSGMGGGGGGGSGRGHGGGGNIPISRSTFDEILKHRNDCPSRGFYSYDAFIASARAFPGFGTTGDEATRKREIAAFLGQTSHETSGGWDSAPDGRYAWGYCYVSEVNDGSDYCSTESNYPCASGRKYFGRGPIQVSWNYNYGECGRAIRVDLLNNPDLVATDAVISFKTAIWFWMTPQSPKPSPHDVITQRWTPSRSDSDAGRVLGYGLITNIVNGGLECGKGRNDEVEDRIGFYKRYCDQLGVGYGDNLDCYNQRPFG, from the exons ATGACCAAAATGATGTTCTGGGGCTTGACAATAATTTCCCTGTTGTTTTCCATCCAAGGAAGCCTAGCAGAGCAATGTGGAAGTCGCGTTGGCGGTGCTACCTGCCCTGGAGGGCTTTGCTGCAGCCAGTATGGGTGGTGTGGCACTACACCTGAATATTGCACCAATGGTTGCCAAAGCCAATGCTCTGCTAGCAGTGGCATGGGCGGTGGCGGTGGTGGTGGCAGTGGCCGTGGCCATGGCGGTGGCGGTAATATCCCGATCTCAAGGTCCACTTTTGATGAGATTCTTAAGCATCGGAATGACTGCCCCAGCAGGGGCTTTTATAGCTACGATGCTTTCATTGCTTCTGCCAGAGCCTTCCCTGGCTTTGGTACCACCGGTGATGAAGCCACCAGGAAAAGAGAGATCGCTGCTTTCTTAGGCCAAACTTCCCATGAAACTAGTG GAGGATGGGATTCTGCACCTGATGGCAGATACGCTTGGGGATACTGCTATGTTAGCGAGGTAAATGATGGAAGTGATTACTGTTCTACTGAGTCCAACTATCCATGTGCTTCCGGACGCAAATATTTTGGCCGTGGTCCTATTCAAGTTTCATG gaactaCAACTATGGTGAGTGTGGAAGAGCCATTAGAGTAGATTTGTTGAACAACCCAGACCTTGTTGCTACCGACGCTGTCATTTCATTCAAGACGGCAATCTGGTTCTGGATGACTCCACAATCGCCAAAACCCTCCCCCCACGATGTTATAACCCAGAGATGGACTCCCTCGAGATCTGACTCTGATGCGGGTCGAGTTCTGGGTTATGGTTTGATCACAAACATCGTCAATGGTGGGCTTGAATGTGGCAAAGGTAGGAACGATGAGGTGGAGGATCGCATTGGATTCTATAAGAGATACTGCGATCAACTTGGTGTTGGATATGGAGATAACCTCGACTGCTACAACCAGAGGCCTTTTGGGTGA